In Stigmatopora argus isolate UIUO_Sarg chromosome 17, RoL_Sarg_1.0, whole genome shotgun sequence, the following are encoded in one genomic region:
- the LOC144091906 gene encoding polypyrimidine tract-binding protein 2-like isoform X1, with product MDGISDVAVGVKRGSDELSMYSSPNFGMTDGSSSCSESKKLKVGEALPSRVLHIRKLPNEASETEIIALGLPFGKVTNILTLKGKNQAFLEMGTEDAAITMVNYYTTVNPHIRNVPVFIQYSNHKELKTDAGNQRTQAMLQAVSAVQSGGSPASDVQEILATASSPVLRIIIDNMYYPVTLDVLQQIFSKFGTVMKIITFTKNNQFQALLQFSEPVNAQQAKLALDGQNIYNACCTLRIDFSKLVNLNVKYNNDKSRDYTRPELPAGDGQPTMDAAVAVALSKDNSLLGKIPAALNPLSAAAVAAAAAGRVALAGQTASSGVLLVSNLNEEMVTPQSLFTLFGVYGDVQRVKILYNKKDSALIQMSDANQAQLAMSHLNGQKMYGKIIRATLSKHQTVALPRDGLDDQGLTKDYANSPLHRFKKPGSKNFQNIFPPSATLHLSNIPQDVTEDDLRLLFSNGGGTVKAFKFFQDRKMALIQMSTVEESVQGLIDLHNYNMGCNQHLRVSFSKSTI from the exons ATGGACGG CATCAGCGATGTTGCAGTTGGAGTGAAG AGAGGATCCGATGAGCTGAGTATGTACAGCAGTCCCAACTTTGGAATGACAG atGGGAGTTCCAGTTGTAGTGAAAGTAAAAAGCTGAAGGTAGGGGAAGCGCTACCATCTCGTGTTCTCCACATCAGAAAGTTGCCTAACGAAGcatcggagacagaaatcattGCTCTTGGTTTGCCATTTGGAAAAGTCACCAATATCCTTACACTCAAGGGAAAGAACCAA GCATTTTTGGAGATGGGTACAGAGGATGCTGCCATCACAATGGTTAATTATTATACCACTGTAAATCCTCATATTCGCAATGTCCCCGTCTTTATTCAATATTCAAATCACAAGGAGCTGAAAACTGATGCTGGAAATCAG CGTACACAAGCCATGCTACAGGCGGTTTCAGCAGTTCAGTCTGGTGGGTCACCTGCTTCAGATGTACAAGAAATACTTGCTACCGCCTCTAGTCCAGTGTTGCGGATCATCATCGACAATATGTACTACCCTGTAACATTAGATGTGCTACAACAG ATTTTTTCCAAGTTTGGTACCGTtatgaaaataataacatttacaaaaaacaacCAGTTCCAGGCTCTTTTGCAGTTCAGTGAGCCTGTCAATGCACAGCAAGCTAAACTG GCACTTGATGGTCAAAATATCTACAACGCGTGTTGCACACTGCGGATTGACTTCTCCAAGCTTGTGAACTTAAATGTCAAGTACAACAATGATAAGAGTCGTGATTACACACGGCCAGAACTGCCAGCTGGTGATGGCCAACCAACAATGGATGCCGCTGTAGCAGTAGCTCTTAGcaaagacaactccctccttggTAAGATTCCAG CAGCCTTGAACCCACTCAGCGCTGCAGCAgtagctgctgctgctgcaggaAGGGTGGCGCTGGCTGGACAAACAGCGTCCAGCGGGGTGCTCTTGGTCAGCAATCTGAATGAAGAG ATGGTTACGCCCCAAAGTCTGTTTACCCTCTTCG GAGTCTACGGTGATGTCCAGAGGGTGAAAATCCTATACAATAAGAAAGATAGTGCTCTCATTCAGATGTCAGACGCCAACCAAGCTCAGTTAG CTATGAGCCACCTGAACGGTCAAAAGATGTATGGGAAAATTATCAGGGCCACGCTCTCCAAACACCAGACAGTAGCACTCCCACGGGATGGCCTGGACGACCAGGGTCTGACCAAGGACTATGCCAACTCTCCGCTTCACCGCTTCAAGAAACCCGGGTCCAAGAATTTCCAAAACATTTTCCCACCATCTGCCACCCTTCATCTCTCCAACATCCC TCAAGATGTGACAGAAGATGACCTGCGGCTGCTCTTTTCAAATGGCGGAGGCACTGTGAAGGCGTTTAAGTTTTTCca GGATCGGAAAATGGCCTTGATCCAGATGTCAACGGTAGAAGAGTCTGTCCAAGGCTTAATTGACCTCCACAATTATAACATGGGATGCAACCAGCATCTGAGAGTTTCTTTCTCAAAGTCCACCATTTAA
- the LOC144091906 gene encoding polypyrimidine tract-binding protein 2-like isoform X3, which yields MDGISDVAVGVKRGSDELSMYSSPNFGMTDGSSSCSESKKLKVGEALPSRVLHIRKLPNEASETEIIALGLPFGKVTNILTLKGKNQAFLEMGTEDAAITMVNYYTTVNPHIRNVPVFIQYSNHKELKTDAGNQRTQAMLQAVSAVQSGGSPASDVQEILATASSPVLRIIIDNMYYPVTLDVLQQIFSKFGTVMKIITFTKNNQFQALLQFSEPVNAQQAKLALDGQNIYNACCTLRIDFSKLVNLNVKYNNDKSRDYTRPELPAGDGQPTMDAAVAVALSKDNSLLALNPLSAAAVAAAAAGRVALAGQTASSGVLLVSNLNEEMVTPQSLFTLFGVYGDVQRVKILYNKKDSALIQMSDANQAQLAMSHLNGQKMYGKIIRATLSKHQTVALPRDGLDDQGLTKDYANSPLHRFKKPGSKNFQNIFPPSATLHLSNIPQDVTEDDLRLLFSNGGGTVKAFKFFQDRKMALIQMSTVEESVQGLIDLHNYNMGCNQHLRVSFSKSTI from the exons ATGGACGG CATCAGCGATGTTGCAGTTGGAGTGAAG AGAGGATCCGATGAGCTGAGTATGTACAGCAGTCCCAACTTTGGAATGACAG atGGGAGTTCCAGTTGTAGTGAAAGTAAAAAGCTGAAGGTAGGGGAAGCGCTACCATCTCGTGTTCTCCACATCAGAAAGTTGCCTAACGAAGcatcggagacagaaatcattGCTCTTGGTTTGCCATTTGGAAAAGTCACCAATATCCTTACACTCAAGGGAAAGAACCAA GCATTTTTGGAGATGGGTACAGAGGATGCTGCCATCACAATGGTTAATTATTATACCACTGTAAATCCTCATATTCGCAATGTCCCCGTCTTTATTCAATATTCAAATCACAAGGAGCTGAAAACTGATGCTGGAAATCAG CGTACACAAGCCATGCTACAGGCGGTTTCAGCAGTTCAGTCTGGTGGGTCACCTGCTTCAGATGTACAAGAAATACTTGCTACCGCCTCTAGTCCAGTGTTGCGGATCATCATCGACAATATGTACTACCCTGTAACATTAGATGTGCTACAACAG ATTTTTTCCAAGTTTGGTACCGTtatgaaaataataacatttacaaaaaacaacCAGTTCCAGGCTCTTTTGCAGTTCAGTGAGCCTGTCAATGCACAGCAAGCTAAACTG GCACTTGATGGTCAAAATATCTACAACGCGTGTTGCACACTGCGGATTGACTTCTCCAAGCTTGTGAACTTAAATGTCAAGTACAACAATGATAAGAGTCGTGATTACACACGGCCAGAACTGCCAGCTGGTGATGGCCAACCAACAATGGATGCCGCTGTAGCAGTAGCTCTTAGcaaagacaactccctccttg CCTTGAACCCACTCAGCGCTGCAGCAgtagctgctgctgctgcaggaAGGGTGGCGCTGGCTGGACAAACAGCGTCCAGCGGGGTGCTCTTGGTCAGCAATCTGAATGAAGAG ATGGTTACGCCCCAAAGTCTGTTTACCCTCTTCG GAGTCTACGGTGATGTCCAGAGGGTGAAAATCCTATACAATAAGAAAGATAGTGCTCTCATTCAGATGTCAGACGCCAACCAAGCTCAGTTAG CTATGAGCCACCTGAACGGTCAAAAGATGTATGGGAAAATTATCAGGGCCACGCTCTCCAAACACCAGACAGTAGCACTCCCACGGGATGGCCTGGACGACCAGGGTCTGACCAAGGACTATGCCAACTCTCCGCTTCACCGCTTCAAGAAACCCGGGTCCAAGAATTTCCAAAACATTTTCCCACCATCTGCCACCCTTCATCTCTCCAACATCCC TCAAGATGTGACAGAAGATGACCTGCGGCTGCTCTTTTCAAATGGCGGAGGCACTGTGAAGGCGTTTAAGTTTTTCca GGATCGGAAAATGGCCTTGATCCAGATGTCAACGGTAGAAGAGTCTGTCCAAGGCTTAATTGACCTCCACAATTATAACATGGGATGCAACCAGCATCTGAGAGTTTCTTTCTCAAAGTCCACCATTTAA
- the LOC144091906 gene encoding polypyrimidine tract-binding protein 2-like isoform X2 → MDGISDVAVGVKRGSDELSMYSSPNFGMTDGSSSCSESKKLKVGEALPSRVLHIRKLPNEASETEIIALGLPFGKVTNILTLKGKNQAFLEMGTEDAAITMVNYYTTVNPHIRNVPVFIQYSNHKELKTDAGNQRTQAMLQAVSAVQSGGSPASDVQEILATASSPVLRIIIDNMYYPVTLDVLQQIFSKFGTVMKIITFTKNNQFQALLQFSEPVNAQQAKLALDGQNIYNACCTLRIDFSKLVNLNVKYNNDKSRDYTRPELPAGDGQPTMDAAVAVALSKDNSLLGKIPALNPLSAAAVAAAAAGRVALAGQTASSGVLLVSNLNEEMVTPQSLFTLFGVYGDVQRVKILYNKKDSALIQMSDANQAQLAMSHLNGQKMYGKIIRATLSKHQTVALPRDGLDDQGLTKDYANSPLHRFKKPGSKNFQNIFPPSATLHLSNIPQDVTEDDLRLLFSNGGGTVKAFKFFQDRKMALIQMSTVEESVQGLIDLHNYNMGCNQHLRVSFSKSTI, encoded by the exons ATGGACGG CATCAGCGATGTTGCAGTTGGAGTGAAG AGAGGATCCGATGAGCTGAGTATGTACAGCAGTCCCAACTTTGGAATGACAG atGGGAGTTCCAGTTGTAGTGAAAGTAAAAAGCTGAAGGTAGGGGAAGCGCTACCATCTCGTGTTCTCCACATCAGAAAGTTGCCTAACGAAGcatcggagacagaaatcattGCTCTTGGTTTGCCATTTGGAAAAGTCACCAATATCCTTACACTCAAGGGAAAGAACCAA GCATTTTTGGAGATGGGTACAGAGGATGCTGCCATCACAATGGTTAATTATTATACCACTGTAAATCCTCATATTCGCAATGTCCCCGTCTTTATTCAATATTCAAATCACAAGGAGCTGAAAACTGATGCTGGAAATCAG CGTACACAAGCCATGCTACAGGCGGTTTCAGCAGTTCAGTCTGGTGGGTCACCTGCTTCAGATGTACAAGAAATACTTGCTACCGCCTCTAGTCCAGTGTTGCGGATCATCATCGACAATATGTACTACCCTGTAACATTAGATGTGCTACAACAG ATTTTTTCCAAGTTTGGTACCGTtatgaaaataataacatttacaaaaaacaacCAGTTCCAGGCTCTTTTGCAGTTCAGTGAGCCTGTCAATGCACAGCAAGCTAAACTG GCACTTGATGGTCAAAATATCTACAACGCGTGTTGCACACTGCGGATTGACTTCTCCAAGCTTGTGAACTTAAATGTCAAGTACAACAATGATAAGAGTCGTGATTACACACGGCCAGAACTGCCAGCTGGTGATGGCCAACCAACAATGGATGCCGCTGTAGCAGTAGCTCTTAGcaaagacaactccctccttggTAAGATTCCAG CCTTGAACCCACTCAGCGCTGCAGCAgtagctgctgctgctgcaggaAGGGTGGCGCTGGCTGGACAAACAGCGTCCAGCGGGGTGCTCTTGGTCAGCAATCTGAATGAAGAG ATGGTTACGCCCCAAAGTCTGTTTACCCTCTTCG GAGTCTACGGTGATGTCCAGAGGGTGAAAATCCTATACAATAAGAAAGATAGTGCTCTCATTCAGATGTCAGACGCCAACCAAGCTCAGTTAG CTATGAGCCACCTGAACGGTCAAAAGATGTATGGGAAAATTATCAGGGCCACGCTCTCCAAACACCAGACAGTAGCACTCCCACGGGATGGCCTGGACGACCAGGGTCTGACCAAGGACTATGCCAACTCTCCGCTTCACCGCTTCAAGAAACCCGGGTCCAAGAATTTCCAAAACATTTTCCCACCATCTGCCACCCTTCATCTCTCCAACATCCC TCAAGATGTGACAGAAGATGACCTGCGGCTGCTCTTTTCAAATGGCGGAGGCACTGTGAAGGCGTTTAAGTTTTTCca GGATCGGAAAATGGCCTTGATCCAGATGTCAACGGTAGAAGAGTCTGTCCAAGGCTTAATTGACCTCCACAATTATAACATGGGATGCAACCAGCATCTGAGAGTTTCTTTCTCAAAGTCCACCATTTAA